A window of Mycobacteriales bacterium genomic DNA:
GGTGCCGCGGCGGGCGCGGCCTCGACCGCCGGCGCGGCAGCCGCGGCCGGGGCGGCCACCGCCGCGGGGGCGGCGACGGGCGCGCCGCCGAGCGACGGCGCCTCGTAGACCTTCGGCTCCGCCTTCGCCGCGGCGGCGAGCTCGGCCGCCTCCGCGCCGTCCGGGTCGAGCACCGGCGGCGCGGGGACGGTGTACATCCACTCGCGGAGACGTTCCTTCTCGTGCGTCAGGTCGCGGATGTCGTACTCGGAGTACTCGAACTCCGGCGACCAGAACAGCGCGTCGAACGGGCAGACCTCGACGCAGATGCCGCAGTACATGCAGAGCGCGAAGTCGATCGCGAACCGGTCGAGGATGTTCCGGGTCCGGGCGCGGGCGCCCGGCTCCTTCGGCGGCACCGTCTCCTTGTGCGAGTCGATGTAGATGCACCAGTCGGGGCACTCGCGGCTGCACAGCATGCAGACCGTGCAGTTCTCCTCCATGAGCGCGATGACGCCGCGGGTGCGCGGCGGCAGCGCCGGCTTCACGTCGGGGTACTGCCGCGTCACCGACGGCTTCATCATCGTCTTGAGCGTCACGCCCAGACCCTTGAGCAGGCCGACGCCGCCGGCCATCAGAGGTTCCCGTGCATGAGGTAGACCTTGATCGCCGCCACCGCGAGCACCTGCACCAGGGCCAGCGGGATCAGCGCCTTCCAGCAGAACTTCTGGAGCTGGTCCTCGCGCAGCCGCGGGTACGTCGCGCGTAGCCAGACCACGACGAACGCGATCGCGAACAGCTTGGCCAGCGTCCAGACCGGCCCGAGGAACTCCGGACCCGGGCCGCGCCAGCCGCCGAAGAACATCGCCGTCATCAGCCCGCCGGCGACGACGATGCCGGCGTACTCGGTGAGCAGGAACAGCGCGAACCGCAGGCCGGTGTACTCCGTCATGTGCCCGAAGATGATCTCCGAGTCGGCGACCGGCATGTCGAACGGCGGGCGGTTCAGCTCGGCGAGCGACGACGTGAAGAAGATGAAGATGCCGGGCGCCAGCGCGACCAGCCACCACCAGCGCCAGGCGTGCGCGATGCCGGTGAGCGAGAGCGTTCCCGACAGGATCACGACCGAGCAGGCGGAGAGGATCAGCGGCAGCTCGTACGCGATGAGCTGCGCGGCGCCGCGGATGCCGCCGAGGAGCGAGAACTTGTTCGCGCTCGACCAGGCCGCCATCAGCATGCCGATCACGGTCACCGACGAGATCGCCAGCGCGTAGAACAGGCCGATGTCGAGCTGCTCGGCGACGACGTTCGGGCCGATGGGGATGACGACGAGCACGAACATCGCCGGGAGCAACGACACCGCGGGCGCGAGCTTGAACACCCACGGGTCGGCGTTCTCCGGGACGACGTCCTCCTTCTGCACGAACTTGATGCCGTCGGCGACGAGCTGCGCCCAG
This region includes:
- a CDS encoding NADH-quinone oxidoreductase subunit I, producing the protein MAGGVGLLKGLGVTLKTMMKPSVTRQYPDVKPALPPRTRGVIALMEENCTVCMLCSRECPDWCIYIDSHKETVPPKEPGARARTRNILDRFAIDFALCMYCGICVEVCPFDALFWSPEFEYSEYDIRDLTHEKERLREWMYTVPAPPVLDPDGAEAAELAAAAKAEPKVYEAPSLGGAPVAAPAAVAAPAAAAAPAVEAAPAAAP
- a CDS encoding complex I subunit 1 family protein produces the protein MSPEVLAAGGLLHSFGFLLAVKLVGILLVFLTVPLAVGMLEHKGMAHMQSRLGPMYAGGFHGWAQLVADGIKFVQKEDVVPENADPWVFKLAPAVSLLPAMFVLVVIPIGPNVVAEQLDIGLFYALAISSVTVIGMLMAAWSSANKFSLLGGIRGAAQLIAYELPLILSACSVVILSGTLSLTGIAHAWRWWWLVALAPGIFIFFTSSLAELNRPPFDMPVADSEIIFGHMTEYTGLRFALFLLTEYAGIVVAGGLMTAMFFGGWRGPGPEFLGPVWTLAKLFAIAFVVVWLRATYPRLREDQLQKFCWKALIPLALVQVLAVAAIKVYLMHGNL